The proteins below come from a single Anaerolineae bacterium genomic window:
- a CDS encoding patatin-like phospholipase family protein has protein sequence MDRPNNQPHPIEESLLRIPFFSALSGQTLAAIAAKLKQVHFGHGQVVFAENSLGDAMYLIESGQVKVSVNTGAGQREKIINYLGPGNFFGEMALLLNQRRSATVTVTLDADLWVLSKADLDELLIDHPEIAIQITRELSRRLSDVVTEAKKRAEYSLVAVLGQSAWRLAENIHRLTRQRVVLLDATGRNLSKRVDAGFQSDDLIILEVMPNLSSDTLVETLSILLEGYDWVLIALNPGYSETTAKALQLAKAAVLLNTPQEKWMVDCVSGPIFTCDLSETEIGRVSRHITNRVVGLALSSGGARGIAHVGVLQVLQEANIPIDMIAGTSAGSLFGGLYVCNKSLPEMVNFAKNLNNLIDFKSRLWDPKLKLPWNGLIKGNATLKYLARQFNEATFADTAIPFYVVAADVVSGKEVVFEEGSLAEAVRASIGIIGIFSPYQHNGYYLIDGGAVNPVPANILVEKGANVIIASSVIPPVEKGWLLGHNTPNQSRDPSFLSVLGNMMAIMEREIIKTRMNPVDVLIQPRVEIYTSMDYDKAEDFIRLGRTAAERELPRLQNLLNN, from the coding sequence ATGGATAGGCCGAATAACCAACCCCACCCAATCGAAGAAAGTCTGCTGCGGATTCCGTTTTTTAGCGCGCTTTCGGGCCAAACTTTGGCAGCGATTGCGGCCAAATTGAAGCAAGTTCATTTTGGCCACGGCCAGGTTGTTTTTGCCGAAAATAGCCTGGGCGACGCTATGTATTTGATTGAGTCCGGCCAGGTGAAGGTATCAGTCAATACCGGGGCGGGACAACGGGAAAAGATCATCAATTACTTGGGGCCGGGTAACTTTTTTGGCGAAATGGCCCTGCTGTTAAATCAGCGGCGCTCGGCCACGGTCACGGTCACGCTCGATGCCGACTTATGGGTATTGTCTAAAGCGGACCTGGATGAGCTTTTAATTGACCATCCCGAAATCGCCATCCAAATTACGCGAGAACTCAGTCGCCGTTTGAGCGACGTGGTCACCGAGGCCAAAAAACGGGCGGAGTACAGCCTGGTGGCGGTTTTAGGCCAGAGCGCCTGGCGGCTGGCCGAAAACATTCACCGCTTAACCCGCCAGCGCGTAGTTTTGCTTGATGCTACCGGCCGCAATTTAAGCAAGCGGGTTGACGCCGGTTTTCAAAGCGACGACTTGATTATTCTGGAAGTGATGCCCAACCTGTCCAGCGATACCCTGGTGGAAACCCTGAGCATTTTGCTGGAGGGGTATGATTGGGTTTTGATTGCCCTGAACCCCGGTTACAGCGAAACCACGGCCAAAGCGCTTCAACTGGCCAAGGCCGCCGTATTATTGAATACACCTCAAGAAAAGTGGATGGTTGATTGCGTTTCAGGCCCAATTTTTACCTGCGACCTTTCTGAAACAGAAATTGGACGGGTGAGCCGCCACATCACCAACCGGGTGGTGGGCTTGGCCCTTTCCAGCGGCGGGGCCAGGGGCATTGCCCACGTTGGGGTTTTGCAAGTACTGCAAGAGGCCAACATTCCCATTGATATGATTGCCGGCACCAGCGCCGGCTCCTTGTTTGGCGGTTTGTACGTTTGCAATAAATCTTTGCCGGAGATGGTCAATTTTGCCAAAAATTTAAACAATTTGATTGACTTCAAAAGCAGGCTATGGGATCCCAAACTAAAACTGCCGTGGAATGGATTGATCAAGGGCAATGCCACCCTCAAGTATCTGGCCCGGCAATTCAACGAGGCCACCTTTGCCGACACGGCCATCCCGTTTTACGTTGTGGCCGCCGACGTGGTTTCCGGCAAAGAAGTTGTGTTTGAAGAAGGCTCCCTGGCCGAAGCAGTCAGAGCAAGTATTGGCATTATTGGCATTTTTTCGCCCTATCAACATAATGGGTATTATTTGATTGATGGGGGAGCGGTCAATCCGGTGCCGGCCAATATTTTGGTGGAAAAAGGGGCCAATGTCATCATCGCTTCCAGTGTTATTCCCCCGGTGGAAAAAGGGTGGCTGCTGGGACATAACACCCCTAACCAGAGCAGAGACCCCAGTTTTCTGAGCGTGTTGGGTAATATGATGGCCATTATGGAACGCGAAATCATCAAAACCCGGATGAACCCGGTAGACGTTCTGATTCAACCCAGGGTAGAAATCTACACCTCCATGGATTACGATAAGGCCGAAGATTTCATTCGGTTGGGCCGAACAGCAGCCGAGCGAGAACTCCCCCGGCTCCAAAATTTACTGAACAATTAG